In Cellulosilyticum sp. I15G10I2, the genomic window TTAATATAACTGGAATATCGGCAAGCTTCGCTTCATTAAGTACATTTTCCCAACCTGTTTCTATAACAGGGGAAAGTAATATTGCATCAACTTGATAAGCAATGAAAGATCTTATTGCTTTAATTTGATTGTCTTGCTTCTGTTCAGCATTGATATACATAAGCTGCATCCCTTCAGCAGATGCTGCTTCCTTAATGGATTGGGTATTACTTAACCGCCATGAACTTTCTGCCCCAACTTGTGCAAATCCTAAAACAACGGTTCGTTCATCTTTCAGCTGTTGATCCAGCCTACTGTTTTCACCTTGACACCCTGAGAGCATCAACAGCCCTCCACACCCTAACATTAGAAATATTATCCTTTGCATATGCAATATCTTTCTCATCTCTATCCCCCTAGACATCTAAATATAGAACTTCTGTCTTTTTAACCCCTTGGAATAAATGGCTATTTATAGATCATTAAAATTGTAATAATAGTTTGTTTTATCTTTTACAGGTATCTGTTTATTATATAAAATACTATCAATTTTTTTTGTACTTCTATTATATTTGGATACTTTATATAAATTCTACTATTAATTATGTGACGATATATTTTTTTTGTCAATATAGTTTAACATGCATATACTATACATAAAATATAAAAGTGGCTATAACTTTGATTTTTACAAAGCTATAGCCACTTTTATATTTATATATACTTCTGAAATTCGATTTGCTATTCTACATCCATATATTCTGCCAGTTCACTGTATAAACCTTTTGCATCCACATCATCATCAGTTACAAGAAATAATTCTTCATTTAAACTAAGTGCAAAAATACCGAGAATTGATTTTGCATCTACCATTCCACTTTTACTATGAATCCATATATCATATGGATACTTACTTACAACTTGATTTATCTTTTGTATATTATCAATATTTTTTACTTTAATTGCTTTTTTCATTGATTTTACCTCCTAATTTTATCATTTAATTTAATTTTAGTATATTGTATAAACTTATTTTTTACAATATAAAAATAATACTGTCTTAGTTACGATTTATTCCTGCCTCTTCATCTTGCCACGACCCGATGCAGCCTTGATTTTCTATTAACTTCTGTATTTCTTGTTCTGTCACTACTCTATACTCCCCCTTTTCAAGTGATTTGTCTAACATTATCCCACCAATAGAAATTCTCTTTAGGTAAACTACATAACACCCCACAGCCTTTAACATACGCTTTACTTGATGTTTACGCCCTTCTGAAATTGTAAGATATCCGGAGATAACAGACTGCTCATAAAGATTTTTCTTCTTATTTATAAATTTTCCAATGTCCATTTCATTTTTAAGTTCATGATACATCCCTTCTTTTAATACTTCAATCTTTGCGGGCTTTGTCAGTGTTTCATCTTCTCCAATACAAATTCCTGTCTCCAATCGTTTCTTATCTTCGGAGTGTAACGCACCAAATGCCCAAAAAAAGTACTTTTTTTCAACATGCTTTTCTGGGCACATTAACTGATGATTAAAGTCTCCATCATTAGTCAAAAACAATAATCCTTCTGTATCTTTATCTAACCTTCCGACAGGAAACAGACCATTTATGTTAACATTTTCAAAATAATCTAGTACCGTTTTACTTTTTGCATCTTTTCTTGCAGTAATACACCCTGCAGGTTTATGAAACATATAATACAATTTTCCTGTATGAATAACCTCTTTGCTAAGATATTTTACAACATCAGCAATTGGGTCAATTTGCACTGCCGGTTCCACTATCACTTGATCATTAACGATTACCTTACCTTCTTTTACATAGGTTCGAACGGTTTTCCTCGTTCCCACTGATGCCTCTGCTAAAAATTTATCTAATCTCATATTTTCTCCTAGAAGTTGTTTGTAATATATTATTTCTTCTGCAAATCTAGATTATCTTTCCATATACAAAAGTGACTACAACCTTATCCCTCATAAAGTCATAGCCACTTTAATTTATTTATACCAATTCATTCTATTCAAACTCAATAGTTGCCGGTGGTTTTCCTGTGCAGTCATACATAACACGGTTAACCCCTTTTACTTCATTTACAATTCTAGTTGTTACTTTGCCAAGGACTTCCCATGGAAGCTCTGCTGATTCTGCTGTCATGAAGTCGCTTGTGGTTACGGCACGAAGTGCAATAGCATAGTCATAAGTTCTTTCATCCCCCATGACACCTACTGAACGCATATTAGTAAGGGCTGCAAAGTACTGACCAATCTCTTTTGCGATGCCTGCTTTTGAGATCTCTTCACGATAAATAAAATCTGCTTCTTGTACAATTTTTACTTTTTCTGGTGTAACATCACCGATGATTCTAATACCAAGACCTGGACCTGGGAAAGGTTGTCTAAATACAAGGTATTCCGGAATACCGAGTTCCAAGCCGGCTCTACGTACTTCGTCTTTAAATAACAGACGTAATGGCTCAATAATTTCTTTAAAGTCTACACAATCTGGAAGTCCGCCTACATTGTGGTGTGACTTAATCACTGCTGATTTACCAAGACCACTTTCAATCACATCTGGATAAATTGTTCCTTGAACTAAGAAATCAACAGAACCAATTTTCTTAGCCTCTTCTTCGAATACACGAATAAACTCTTCACCAATGATTTTTCTTTTAGCCTCTGGTTCTTCAATGCCTTTTAATTTTTCATAGAATCTATCTTGTGCATTGACACGGATAAAGTTAAGGTCATAATGTCCTTTTGGCCCAAATACAGCTTCTACTTCATCACCTTCATCTTTTCTAAGTAACCCATGATCTACAAATACGCAAGTAAGCTGTTTACCAATAGCCTTAGAGAGCATAACAGCAGCTACTGAAGAGTCTACTCCTCCTGATAGCGCACATAATACTTTTCCGCTACCTATTTTCTCACGAAGTGCTTCGATGCTTGTTTCTACAAAAGAATCCATTTTCCAGTCACCTTTGCATTCGCAAACGTTATGCACAAAGTTTGAAAGCATCTTCATGCCTTCTTGTGTATGCATAACTTCTGGATGGAATTGAACTGCATAAAGTCCTTTTTCCACATACTCCATGCCAGCCACTGGACATACTGGTGTATGCGCTGTAACTATAAAGTTTTCTGGTGCTGTTTCGATATAATCTGTATGACTCATCCAACAAATTGTAGAAGGTGATATGCCTTCAAATAATTTCGACCCAGTATTGACGTTAACTTCTGTTTTACCATACTCACTTACTGGTGCTGTTACTACTTTTCCCTCTAAAAGGTGTGCCATAAGCTGAGAACCATAACAAATCCCCAGTATTGGAATCCCTAATTCAAAAATTCCTTTATCACAAAGAGGTGATTCTTCACCATATACACTATTCGGCCCACCTGTAAAAATAATACCTTTTGGATTCATTTCTTTAATTTTATCTAAACCAATATTATAAGGATGTACTTCACAATATACATTACTTTCTCTAACACGTCTTGCAATAAGCTGATTGTACTGTCCACCAAAGTCAAGAACTATAACCAGTTCATGTTCCATGCTTGTAATCTCCTTTAATTAGTATTCTATACTGTAGTTTGGTGCTTCTTTTGTAATATGAATATCATGAGGATGACTTTCTTTAAGTCCTGCACTTGTAATTTTAACGAAAGTTGCTTTTTCCTGAAGCTCTTCAATACTTGCTGAACCTGCATAGCCCATACCTGCACGAAGTCCTCCGATAAGCTGAAAAATCGTATCTGATAAATAGCCTCTATAAGCAACACGTCCCTCTACACCTTCTGGAACGAGTTTTTTGGCATCATTTTGGAAATATCTGTCTTTACTTCCTTTTTCCATAGCTGCTATAGAGCCCATACCTCTATAAACCTTATATTTTCTGCCTTGATAAAGCTCAATTTCTCCTGGGCTTTCTTCACATCCAGCAAGCATAGAACCCATCATACAGACACTTGCTCCTACACCAATTGCTTTTACTATATCGCCTGAATATTTAATACCACCATCTGCTATAATAGGCACGCCATAAGGTCTTGCTACCTTTGCACAGTCTTCTACTGCTGTGATCTGTGGTACTCCAACTCCAGCTACAACACGGGTTGTACAAATAGAACCTGGTCCAATCCCTACCTTAACAGCATCTGCCCCCGCATCAATAAGTGCTAGTGTTGCTTCTGCTGTCGCTACATTCCCGGCTATAACTTGAAGCTGCGGATATTTTGCCTTGATACTTCTAACTGTATCCATAACGCCTTGTGAATGGCCATGAGCCGTATCTACTGTAACGACATCGACCTTGGCTGCTACAAGTGCGTCTACGCGTTCTAATACATCTCCAGTAACGCCTACTGCTGCCCCTGCTAAAAGTCTTCCCTGAGAATCTTTTGCTGAGTGAGGATACATAATTGCCTTTTCTATATCTTTAATCGTAATTAATCCCTTTAGATTACCTTCACTATCTACAATAGGCAGTTTTTCAATACGATGATCAGCTAAAATTTGTTTAGCTTGAAGAAGATCAGTTCCTTCTGGTGCTGTAATAAGGTTTTTGCTTGTCATCACTTCTTTAATTTTACGATTATGATTGGTCTCAAAACGAAGATCACGATTTGTTAAAATACCTACTAATTTAGAACCTTCTGTGATAGGG contains:
- a CDS encoding HPr family phosphocarrier protein, translating into MKKAIKVKNIDNIQKINQVVSKYPYDIWIHSKSGMVDAKSILGIFALSLNEELFLVTDDDVDAKGLYSELAEYMDVE
- a CDS encoding pseudouridine synthase, with translation MRLDKFLAEASVGTRKTVRTYVKEGKVIVNDQVIVEPAVQIDPIADVVKYLSKEVIHTGKLYYMFHKPAGCITARKDAKSKTVLDYFENVNINGLFPVGRLDKDTEGLLFLTNDGDFNHQLMCPEKHVEKKYFFWAFGALHSEDKKRLETGICIGEDETLTKPAKIEVLKEGMYHELKNEMDIGKFINKKKNLYEQSVISGYLTISEGRKHQVKRMLKAVGCYVVYLKRISIGGIMLDKSLEKGEYRVVTEQEIQKLIENQGCIGSWQDEEAGINRN
- the guaA gene encoding glutamine-hydrolyzing GMP synthase, with protein sequence MEHELVIVLDFGGQYNQLIARRVRESNVYCEVHPYNIGLDKIKEMNPKGIIFTGGPNSVYGEESPLCDKGIFELGIPILGICYGSQLMAHLLEGKVVTAPVSEYGKTEVNVNTGSKLFEGISPSTICWMSHTDYIETAPENFIVTAHTPVCPVAGMEYVEKGLYAVQFHPEVMHTQEGMKMLSNFVHNVCECKGDWKMDSFVETSIEALREKIGSGKVLCALSGGVDSSVAAVMLSKAIGKQLTCVFVDHGLLRKDEGDEVEAVFGPKGHYDLNFIRVNAQDRFYEKLKGIEEPEAKRKIIGEEFIRVFEEEAKKIGSVDFLVQGTIYPDVIESGLGKSAVIKSHHNVGGLPDCVDFKEIIEPLRLLFKDEVRRAGLELGIPEYLVFRQPFPGPGLGIRIIGDVTPEKVKIVQEADFIYREEISKAGIAKEIGQYFAALTNMRSVGVMGDERTYDYAIALRAVTTSDFMTAESAELPWEVLGKVTTRIVNEVKGVNRVMYDCTGKPPATIEFE
- the guaB gene encoding IMP dehydrogenase, whose amino-acid sequence is MSKILKEGITFDDILLVPNYSNILPKDVTLNTKLTKNITINIPLMSAGMDTVTEATMAVAIARQGGIGIIHKNMSIKEQADEVDKVKRSENGVITDPFFLSPEHFVYEANELMAKYRISGVPITEGSKLVGILTNRDLRFETNHNRKIKEVMTSKNLITAPEGTDLLQAKQILADHRIEKLPIVDSEGNLKGLITIKDIEKAIMYPHSAKDSQGRLLAGAAVGVTGDVLERVDALVAAKVDVVTVDTAHGHSQGVMDTVRSIKAKYPQLQVIAGNVATAEATLALIDAGADAVKVGIGPGSICTTRVVAGVGVPQITAVEDCAKVARPYGVPIIADGGIKYSGDIVKAIGVGASVCMMGSMLAGCEESPGEIELYQGRKYKVYRGMGSIAAMEKGSKDRYFQNDAKKLVPEGVEGRVAYRGYLSDTIFQLIGGLRAGMGYAGSASIEELQEKATFVKITSAGLKESHPHDIHITKEAPNYSIEY